The genomic DNA GACGTTATTGTTGTGCCTACCAATAAGCCTTTAAGAAGATCGCAGAATCTTGATGTTATCTATAAAAGCCAGAGAGAGAAGTTTAATGCAGTTGTCGATGATATCAGTCAGATGCATGAAGCGGGCAGACCCGTGCTTGTGGGAACAACATCTATAGAGAAATCTGAGATTATAAGTGAATTATTAAAAAGAAAAAATGTGACTCACAATGTTCTTAATGCTAAATATCATGAGAAAGAGGCTGAGATTATTGCTCAGGCAGGAAGACTTAAGGCAGTGACTATAGCGACAAATATGGCTGGTCGTGGAACAGATATTCTTTTAGGTGGTAACCCGGAATTTTTGGCAAAGACTAAATTAAGCCAAGATGGCAGGAATAGCGATGATATCACTAAAGAGGAGTCTGAAAGAGTAGCCCAAGAAACCGCATCTTTAGTGGAGGATGAGCATAAAAAAGTAATCGAACTGGGGGGCCTTCATATTATAGGAACAGAGCGTCACGAATCAAGGCGTATTGATAATCAGCTTAGAGGACGTTCTGGTCGTCAAGGGGACCCTGGCTCTTCAAAATTTTATCTATCACTAGAGGATGATCTAATGCGTATTTTTGGTTCTGAAAGAATTGCTATGATTATGGATAGGTTAGGAATTGAAGATGGCGAGAAGATAGAGCACGGTTTAATTACCAAGGCTATAGGTACGGCACAGAAAAGAGTTGAAGGCTTTAATTTCGAGATCAGGAAGCACCTCCTAGATTATGATGATGTAATGAACAAACAGCGTCAGGCGATATATGGCGAGCGCAGAAACGTGCTGTTTAATGAAAATTTAAAGGAACATATCTATGAAATAATAGATGAGGTCCTAGAATATCAGATAGAGATTTATATTTCCGAAGCCGAGTTGGCTGATAATTATGATTGGGATGGGATCTCTAAGTGGCTATTAGATAAATTTAGGATTCAAATTGCAGGAGATAGGATTAAAGATGAATCTTTAGAGGGCGAGAGAGAGCATAAAAGCAACTGGCATAGAATCGTAACCAGCTGTTTTGAATATCTGAGCGCCAAAATGAAAGAGATTTATCAAGATAGGGAGAGAGAGCTGGGAGAGGATGAGATAAGAAAATTAGAGAAGATGATATTCTTGCATGTTATAGATATGAGGTGGAAGCAGCACCTTTATGGTTTGGATTATTTGAGAGAGGGTATAGGTCTTAGAGCTTACGGTCAGAGAGATCCGCTGGTTGAATATAGAAATGAATCTTACATGATGTTTCAAGAGATGGCTTCAAGGATCAAGCTCGATGTTGTTGAGTATCTATTCAAATTCCATCCCAGGTTTAGAATGGCTTCAGGCGGTTTGATTGAAAAAGCTGCCCAGGACTACAAACATGAGGAGGTCAACCAGTTTCAGTCTTTAAAAAAGATGAAGGCTGAGTCTGAAGATCCAACTCGTTTGACGCCGCATGAGAAGTTAGGGGTAGATAGACATCAGACCTATACCAGAGATAGCAAAAAAGTAGGCAGAAATGATCCTTGCCCTTGCAGTAGCG from Candidatus Kaelpia aquatica includes the following:
- the secA gene encoding preprotein translocase subunit SecA, with the protein product MNFIMRKIVGTQNERELKKLNPLVDKIGSYEDEMQGLTDAELRLKTDQFRERLLDRESLDDILPEAFSVVREVAKRRLKMRHFDSQLIGGAVLHQGKIAEMATGEGKTLVATLPAYLNALSSKGVHIVTVNDYLAKRDRDWMGPVYESLGLTVGVIVHGQNHVQKNTAYSCDVTYGTNNEFGFDYLRDNMVISSEDVAQRSHHYAIVDEVDSILVDEARTPLIISGPSEESVDKYYLADKLAKQLQVRVIIDARNTQDGFTIIRTQDGREEKIPRDEFNDSCDAIVEEKSNNSRITQKGEKKCEEILKIGSLWEEMPDAHSEPWAHYINQSLRARSLFKRDTHYVVKEGQVLIVDEFTGRLMPGRRWSDGLHQAIEAKESLKIEQENQTLATVSFQNYFRMYQKLSGMTGTAATEAPEFNKIYNLDVIVVPTNKPLRRSQNLDVIYKSQREKFNAVVDDISQMHEAGRPVLVGTTSIEKSEIISELLKRKNVTHNVLNAKYHEKEAEIIAQAGRLKAVTIATNMAGRGTDILLGGNPEFLAKTKLSQDGRNSDDITKEESERVAQETASLVEDEHKKVIELGGLHIIGTERHESRRIDNQLRGRSGRQGDPGSSKFYLSLEDDLMRIFGSERIAMIMDRLGIEDGEKIEHGLITKAIGTAQKRVEGFNFEIRKHLLDYDDVMNKQRQAIYGERRNVLFNENLKEHIYEIIDEVLEYQIEIYISEAELADNYDWDGISKWLLDKFRIQIAGDRIKDESLEGEREHKSNWHRIVTSCFEYLSAKMKEIYQDRERELGEDEIRKLEKMIFLHVIDMRWKQHLYGLDYLREGIGLRAYGQRDPLVEYRNESYMMFQEMASRIKLDVVEYLFKFHPRFRMASGGLIEKAAQDYKHEEVNQFQSLKKMKAESEDPTRLTPHEKLGVDRHQTYTRDSKKVGRNDPCPCSSGKKYKKCCYPKYG